In one window of Plasmodium cynomolgi strain B DNA, chromosome 13, whole genome shotgun sequence DNA:
- a CDS encoding 3',5'-cyclic-nucleotide phosphodiesterase (putative), with protein sequence MDKEDNPGKDAQALRKRYKSEKELSRSFEACERGETKYDEEERHTASLLHGYSFNIKKKGPVQNGKNYLWLKMKDKAKRRSESEYHNCVRRNDSKLTCFVKKYMKYFSDLKRRSYKTSSYGNGPNTRSGFGNRLGTMRSNPNFTAHMKKGRCNEGNFKYQCEESLSIGKILGRSFLHKVVDLFASPFRSLQERRPPNNSNHSSWNEVTPFLIFTNGPFEEAFMDKFYASLPFKMIVYSTYLHFAYNDVIVLFCFSLCVLVLSLCYEYRFERRGRASFLGKRESDENAYEGKNTSEGENTDEGKNTEEGGNTDEAKNTDEGGNTDEGENTDYEENGNEADRRKMPRHYMTKYFSIDNSTPTSPIEDILNNLKFLLDHMKKLEEDASEKKLSEIGKMREKIKMCENILRTQNLNEVQICKYRKFERVYNMWCLDKIENNYCEKNDECKSYLSQSLNRKSFNSFSNIHSLLSSKFQEQHNFSFEWKSDIEHLYKRNVFISIGYKLLYPLGVLEASFDKAKLKNFLLKMHSMYNEVPYHNSLHAAQVAHFSKSMLFLLDINHKIPAIDEFCLHVSSLCHDVGHPGLNNYFLINSENNLAITYNDNSVLENYHCSLVFKTLKEKNCNIFENYPYNIFTTCKKNIIRAILSTDMKNHFEYIANFRTSKEFIDLDILTSEQTWQIFSLILKAADIGHATLDWNKHYEWTIKINEEFYLQGLLEKSLNMPNSFLCDINSTDKLATSQIGFLKHLCIPLFSELNSISKNDEVYNHCISSIENNIEQWEKNKNNQKSLGLHEKYKDENLIDRIKLLKCV encoded by the exons atggacaagGAAG aCAATCCCGGGAAAGACGCACAGGCGCTGCGAAAAAGATACAAATCGGAAAAGGAGTTGAGCAGATCGTTCGAAGCGTGCGAACGGGGAGAAACGAAATACGACGAAGAGGAGAGGCATACTGCTTCCCTACTTCATGGATActcatttaatataaaaaaaaaaggtcctgttcaaaatgggaaaaactATTTGTGGTTAAAGATGAAGGACAAGGCGAAACGGAGATCCGAGTCGGAGTACCACAACTGCGTTCGCAGAAACGATTCAAAACTTACTTGCTTCGTGAAAAAGtacatgaaatatttttctgacctgaaaaggagaagctaCAAAACGAGTTCGTATGGAAACGGCCCCAACACTAGGAGCGGTTTCGGCAACCGTCTTGGCACGATGAGAAGTAACCCCAACTTTACTGCTCATATGAAGAAAGGGCGCTGCAATGAGGGTAATTTCAAGTACCAATGTGAGGAGTCTTTATCAATTGGGAAAATACTTGGGAGATCATTTCTGCACAAAGTGGTAGATTTGTTTGCGAGTCCATTTCGCTCTCTCCAGGAAAGGAGACCCCCTAACAATAGCAACCACAGCAGCTGGAATGAAGTAACCCCCTTCCTGATCTTCACAAATGGCCCCTTTGAAGAAGCATTCATGGACAAATTTTACGCCTCCCTTCCCTTCAAAATGATTGTATACTCAAC TTACTTACATTTTGCCTACAACGATGTGATCGTcttgttttgcttctccttgtGCGTGCTTGTGCTGTCTCTGTGCTATGAGTATCGCTTTGAGAGGAGGGGAAGGGCTTCCTTCTTAGGGAAGCGCGAAAGTGACGAGAATGCGtatgaggggaaaaacacaagCGAGGGTGAAAACACAgacgaggggaaaaacacagaagaggggggaaatacAGATGAGGCGAAAAACACAGACGAGGGGGGAAATACAGACGAGGGGGAAAATACAGACTACGAAGAAAACGGTAACGAGGCAGACCGCAGGAAGATGCCGAGGCACTACATGACCAAGTACTTCTCCATCGACAACTCGACGCCCACGTCCCCCATCGAAGACATTTTGAACAATCTGAAATTCTTGCTGGACCACATGAAGAAGCTGGAGGAAGATGccagcgaaaaaaaattatcagaaataggaaaaatgagagaaaaaataaaaatgtgtgaaaatattttgaggacgcaaaatttaaatgaagtCCAAATATGCAAGTATCGAAAATTTGAGAGAGTTTACAACATGTGGTGTTTGGATAAAAtcgaaaataattattgtgaaaaaaacgaTGAATGTAAATCATACTTATCTCAAAGTCTTAACAGGAAatcttttaattcattttcaaACATTCACTCGTTGTTATCGTCCAAATTTCAAGAACAGCACAACTTTTCGTTCGAATGGAAGTCCGACATTGAGCACTTGTACAAGCGCAATGTGTTCATTTCTATTGGGTATAAGTTGCTGTATCCTCTGGGTGTCTTGGAGGCCAGCTTCGACAAGGCGAAGCTGAAGAACTTCCTGCTGAAGATGCACTCTATGTACAACGAGGTGCCCTACCACAACAGCTTGCACGCCGCGCAG GTCGCGCACTTCAGCAAAAGCATGCTGTTCCTGTTGGACATCAACCACAAGATACCAGCCATCGACGAATTCTGCTTGCATGTTTCCTCCCTGTGCCACGACGTGGGCCACCCGGGGCTGAACAACTACTTTTTAATCAACTCGGAAAACAATTTGGCGATAACATACAATGACAACAGCGTGCTCGAAAACTACCACTGCTCTCTCGTTTTCAAAAcgctgaaggaaaaaaattgtaatattttcgaaaattatccatacaatatttttacgacttgcaaaaaaaatatcattaggGCTATCTTGTCAACAGACATGAAAAACCATTTCGAGTACATTGCCAACTTTCGCACATCCAAAGAATTTATCGACTTAGACATTTTAACAAGTGAACAGACATGGCAAATTTTCTCCCTCATTTTAAAGGCAGCAGATATTGGGCATGCAACTCTGGATTGGAATAAGCATTACGAGTggacaataaaaattaatgaggAGTTCTACCTACAGGGCTTGCTAGAAAAATCGTTAAATATGCCCAACAGCTTTTTGTGTGATATAAATTCTACTGATAAGTTAGCCACCTCGCAGATTGGCTTTCTGAAACATTTGTGCATTCCTCTCTTCAGTGAATTAAATTCCATCTCGAAAAATGATGAAGTCTACAATCACTGCATTTCCTCCATTGAGAATAATATAGAGCAGtgggagaagaacaaaaataatcagAAGAGTCTGGGGCTGCACGAGAAGTACAAagatgaaaatttaattgaCAGAATTAAGCTGCTAAAATGTGTGTGA
- a CDS encoding porphobilinogen deaminase (putative): YATLEDMNKLKMANKVEEEGDQVKGKSQKITNQDVKGDHYQGDHYGNFIPTIGTSSLRRSSQIKYTYKNIAVKNVRGNINTRIAKLCNGQYDAIIIAKCGLERLATKKGIRNIIRSKNKVPPKKLLINHNNTEINLNLLHIQQINRRTIYPALCQGIIAVSSHKNDVGISDILKNINDEKAQIMANVERCFLYQIEGNCMMPIGGYAKIVNGEIVFNAVINDIYGKEKYHVREVGTVQNCNQIAVMAATKMKEKIGTHRFNKIREEAAQYYA, translated from the coding sequence TATGCTACCCTGGAAGATATGAACAAACTGAAAATGGCAAATaaagtggaggaggaaggtgATCAGGTCAAGGGGAAGAGTCAAAAAATAACTAACCAAGATGTGAAGGGAGACCACTACCAAGGTGATCACTACGGAAATTTTATACCAACCATTGGGACGTCTTCCTTGAGAAGGTCTAGCCAAATtaaatacacatataaaaacatagcagtaaaaaatgtgcggGGAAATATTAACACAAGAATTGCTAAACTGTGTAATGGGCAGTATGATGCGATAATCATTGCAAAGTGTGGACTGGAAAGACTAGCaaccaaaaaggggattaGAAATATAATTAGgagcaaaaataaagtgcCCCCCAAAAAGCTCCTAATTAATCACAACAACACGGAGATCAATTTGAACCTTTTACACATCCAGCAAATAAACAGGAGAACTATCTACCCTGCTTTGTGCCAGGGAATTATCGCTGTGTCATCCCACAAAAATGATGTGGGCATTTCTGATAtactgaaaaatataaacgatGAGAAGGCACAAATTATGGCAAATGTTGAGAGGTGCTTTTTGTATCAAATCGAAGGGAATTGCATGATGCCCATTGGGGggtatgcaaaaattgtaaatggGGAAATAGTCTTCAATGCGGTGATTAATGATATCTATGGGAAAGAGAAATATCACGTTCGCGAAGTTGGGACGGTGCAAAATTGCAATCAAATTGCAGTAATGGCtgccacaaaaatgaaggaaaaaatcggGACGCACAGGTTTAACAAAATCAGGGAAGAGGCGGCCCAGTACTATGCGTAA
- a CDS encoding hypothetical protein (putative) → MFNQIDMKEQQWRIFEYNMSKWMIENKYILDKEEKKKFYKCANYSIGTGIINASLVYCFCKRNKKFFTPMSRFFLTFSLGVYTSMVVNKIFRRKAYMEILTEKTTMSDTAREVMNDILNVKNEVGKAPSTGSANKLDSTNTSNVYSKGLYDDGQAQIHGDPPSKGSANVPFVQDLNETILNEQMSDDFERRVCSIYTSWDP, encoded by the exons ATGTTTAACCAGATCGACATGAAGGAGCAGCAATGGAGAATATTCGAATACAACATGAGCAAATGGATGATCGAAAATAAGTACATTTTGGATAaggaagagaagaagaagttttACAAGTGTGCAAATTATAGCATAGGAACTGGGATTATAAATGCGTCTTTAGTATActgtttttgcaaaaggaacAAGAAATTTTTCACACCCATGtccagattttttttaaccttttccTTGGGTGTATACACTTCCATGGtggtgaacaaaattttcagGCGGAAGGCCTACATGGAG ATCCTGACGGAGAAGACCACCATGTCCGATACGGCGAGAGAAGTAATGAATGATATTTTGAATGTGAAGAACGAAGTTGGAAAAGCGCCCTCCACTGGCAGTGCCAACAAGTTGGACAGTACGAACACGTCGAATGTGTATTCCAAGGGCCTGTATGATGACGGACAGGCGCAGATACATGGGGATCCTCCGTCCAAGGGCAGT gcAAATGTCCCCTTTGTTCAAGATCt AAATGAAACAATTCTGAATGAACAGATGAGTGACGACTTCGAAAG acGTGTGTGTTCAATTTACACATCATGGGAcccttaa
- a CDS encoding hypothetical protein (putative) — protein SRALKNIVKLPLLEREDKQKIIHIWKERYQNDKYVVADHINIGKYEQIKNNCKNNSHFIIPQRNQNGYINFYSQFIDHKLLFITALEEYNKLRENSTPYVTLHFFDELKSREIILTKLNIVNNVITKNQAIKFYNYILSFYSDANYFTYVCKFNNDSRNFHYDAFIDKFKHMF, from the coding sequence TCGAGggcgttaaaaaatattgtaaaattGCCTCTATTGGAAAGGGAAGATAAGCAAAAAATCATACACATATGGAAGGAAAGGTaccaaaatgacaaataCGTCGTGGCAGATCATATAAACATAGGCAAATATGAAcagattaaaaataattgcaaaaataattcccaTTTCATTATTCCACAAAGGAACCAAAATGgctacataaatttttattcgcAATTTATTGACCATAAGTTGCTATTCATAACAGCTCTGGAGGAATACAATAAATTGAGGGAAAATTCAACGCCATATGTAacgttgcatttttttgacgAACTGAAAAGTagggaaattattttaacaaaattaaacatCGTGAATAAcgtaattacaaaaaatcaagccattaaattttacaattatatCCTGTCCTTTTATTCGGACGCCAATTATTTTACATACGTGTGCAAATTTAACAATGACAGCAGAAATTTTCACTACGATGCATTTATTGATAAATTTAAGCACATGTTTTGA
- a CDS encoding ABC transporter (putative), with product MLLKQCIVNYQLMVNCRDPLCGHVRIFGVGRGRGVAHVEGGGNKRSVKSICSINSVNGINSINNVNSVSSVRKVRSTSNVRSTPKVRSTPNVRSTPKVRSTPNVRSTPKVRNALNAPHLTNLPNLSNLPNLSNLPNLSNLPNARDFLFLHKIPYRASTHHVHKNQRSDAPKGPQMSSPEWITRMTRKCSRWRVRLFSSESQNDGKTTWGGEKETDAENQQRKEDHKSKINKAQQTFFNMRKSLRESFEKKLNTNGDGGVSIRDIYKILKKERNYLAVAFLCLLISSLGQMFFPMCISKIINMYGGKEESLKYVMNEVYKTVFLIIGISTFSFFRIYFIETSIEKITRRLRKDLFENILNQKLSFFEKQKTGELINRLSNDIEVSSRVLITISFGIRNLIAAIVGGICALHISPSKLFQSFLLPVSASLLIGTTYGKIVKQISILKQEKLSNCIDFASEKIHNIGNVRLLNGECFEKKEFTNYLNEVYKSGTKYSLVKAGNHFLFVSIISLFLLHLIYYGNYLIANKYINTGDLFSLIMYSLFCGSGIQGVMQSIGDLQKCIGSCAKVLQIINLPKSEFNEHWSKDTILFLKNEDYSIKFDNVSFSYGADEEIVPHGSSGSTGTMGSTGTIGSTGTSATDSTSNTTRANRTDRGENQRVQDNNYALKNVSFFLPHNKSVAIVGKSGSGKTTILNLLSKKNTPNSGNILIGNFQIEKISSSALRYIQGGNMLYPLKAYEQMLKEQLVLIEEEQISQRSTKKKKT from the exons ATGTTGCTGAAGCAGTGCATCGTAAACTACCAGCTGATGGTTAATTGCCGCGACCCCCTCTGCGGCCATGTGAGAATTTTCGGCGTCGGCAGAGGCCGAGGCGTCGCGCACGTGGAAGGCGGGGGAAACAAGAGAAGCGTGAAAAGTATATGCAGTATAAACAGCGTCAACGGGATAAACAGTATAAACAATGTGAACAGCGTGAGCAGCGTGAGAAAAGTGAGAAGCACTTCAAATGTGAGAAGCACTCCAAAGGTGAGAAGCACTCCAAATGTGAGAAGCACGCCAAAGGTGAGAAGCACTCCAAATGTGAGAAGCACGCCAAAGGTGAGAAACGCTCTAAACGCGCCACACTTGACCAATCTGCCAAACCTGTCCAACCTGCCCAACCTGTCCAACCTGCCCAACCTGTCCAACCTGCCGAACGCGAGGGACTTCCTCTTCCTGCACAAAATTCCATACCGCGCGAGTACCCATCACGTGCATAAAAACCAGAGAAGCGACGCACCCAAGGGACCCCAAATGAGCAGTCCAGAGTGGATAACGCGCATGACCAGGAAGTGCAGCAGGTGGAGGGTACGCCTGTTCTCAAGTGAGAGCCAAAATGACGGAAAAACTACCTGGGGAGGTGAGAAAGAAACGGATGCCGAAAATCAACAAAGGAAGGAGGACCACAAATCGAAGATAAACAAAGCACAACAAACCTTTTTCAACATGCGGAAAAGCTTGAGAGAATCATTTGAAAAGAAGCTAAATACAAATGGAGACGGAGGTGTGTCCATAAGggatatttacaaaattttgaagaaggaaaggaaTTACTTAGCAGTGGCATTCCTCTGCTTGCTAATCTCATCCCTGGGACAAATGTTCTTCCCCATGTGTataagcaaaataattaatatgtacGGAGGGAAGGAGGAATCCCTAAAGTATGTGATGAATGAGGTATATAAAACGGTGTTTCTAATTATAGGTATTTCTACCTTCAGTTTTTttcgcatatattttatcgaAACATCCatcgaaaaaattacgaGACGGTTAAGAAAGGATTTGTTTGAAAATATactaaatcaaaaattgtctttttttgaaaaacagaAAACAGGAGAATTAATAAACAGGTTATCTAACGACATTGAAGTTTCTTCGAGGGTACTAATCACTATTTCCTTTGGAATTCGAAATTTGATTGCAGCAATTGTTGGAGGAATCTGTGCTTTGCATATATCACCAAGTAAATTATTTCAGTCCTTTCTACTCCCCGTCTCTGCTTCTCTTCTAATCGGTACCACttatggaaaaattgtaaaacagATCAGCATTTTAAAGCAAGAAAAGTTAAGTAACTGTATCGATTTTGCGTCTGAAAAGATACACAATATTGGGAATGTCAGATTGCTCAATGGAGAAtgtttcgaaaaaaaagaatttacgaattatttaaatgaagTGTACAAATCAGGCACGAAATATTCACTGGTCAAAGCTGGAAATCACTTCCTCTTCGTTAGTatcatttccctttttttgctccatttGATTTATTATGGGAATTATTTAATTGCTAATAAGTATATAAACACGGgagatttattttccctAATTATGTATTCCCTATTTTGTGGTAGTGGCATACAGGGAGTTATGCAATCCATTGGCGATCTCCAGAAATGTATTGGCTCATGCGCAAAGGTACTTCAAATTATTAACCTCCCCAAGAGTGAGTTCAACGAGCACTGGTCTAAGGACACAATTCttttcctcaaaaatgaGGATTACTCCATCAAGTTTGACAACGTTTCTTTTTCGTACGGAGCGGATGAGGAGATCGTTCCGCACG GGAGCAGCGGAAGTACTGGCACCATGGGAAGTACTGGCACTATAGGAAGCACTGGCACTAGTGCCACCGACAGCACGAGCAACACCACCCGTGCGAACCGCACAGACCGCGGGGAAAATCAACGCGTGCAGGACAACAATTACGCCCTGAAAAacgtctccttcttcctgcCGCACAACAAATCAGTTGCCATTGTAGGCAAAAGTGGCAGCGGAAAAACCACCATCCTAAATCTGctctccaaaaaaaacaccccCAACTCGGGAAATATCCTGATAGGCAATTtccaaattgaaaaaatcagCTCCTCGGCATTACGGTACATCCAAGGA GGCAACATGCTCTACCCCCTGAAGGCATATGAACAGATGCTGAAGGAGCAACTGGTGCTCATAgaggaggaacaaatttCCCAAaggagtacaaaaaaaaaaaaaacataa
- a CDS encoding 50S ribosomal protein L1 (putative) — MTKKNGYKLLVEFFFFYTLLLSPGTESYVRSSTSGRDISSWSHFSGIFTEGTIQRRRLPWSARSSATPRPQLPPSQLEQTHQLEQRRQLEQATQIAALPPVEPTQRIKLKKKEKKILKKYKDFMDILPKRDSEYAINEAIEKIKTLAVHKFVESIDIYLSFNQKRSKMNKNDNLKTFITFPHNLKKKREKKVYVVTNRDLQKKATDSGADVVGEDDLINKIKEREIRLKKKNNNFLLCTNDVIHKLARVGKEVGSKGLMPNEKSGTLVSEFLLEKHVKLFKFGNSYIFKLNKLNTLNLNVGDVYMSNDEIRENICHLFEHLDNLEFFHFNSKNLKSIFLSSTMGFPFKIKKNF, encoded by the exons atgactaaaaaaaatgggtataaACTGCTTgtagagtttttttttttttacactttatTGCTCAGCCCTGGTACGGAGTCCTACGTTCGAAGTAGCACCAGCGGTAGGGACATAAGCAGTTGGAGTCATTTTAGCGGCATCTTCACGGAGGGGACGATCCAGAGGAGGCGCCTTCCGTGGTCGGCGAGGAGTAGTGCGACACCACGTCCACAGTTGCCTCCGTCGCAGTTGGAACAGACGCACCAGTTGGAACAGAGGCGCCAGTTGGAACAGGCGACACAAATTGCAGCACTACCCCCCGTGGAGCCAACCCAACGCAtcaagctaaaaaaaaaagaaaaaaagatactaaaaaagtacaaagaTTTTATGGACATTTTGCCCAAGAGAGACAGCGAATATGCAATCAACGAAGCGAtcgagaaaataaaaacgttgGCTGTCCATAAATTTGTCGAAAGTATCGACATATATCTGTCCTTTAACCAGAAGAGGTCCaagatgaacaaaaatgataactTAAAAACGTTCATTACATTTCCACataacttgaaaaaaaaaagggaaaaaaaagtatacgTGGTGACGAACAGGGACCTTCAGAAGAAGGCCACCGACTCAG GTGCTGACGTCGTTGGGGAAGACGATctgattaataaaattaaagaaagagaaatcaggttgaagaaaaaaaataataattttttactctgCACAAATGACGTAATACACAAACTGGCGCGTGTTGGAAAGGAAGTAGGAAGTAAAGGATTGATGCCAAATGAAAAGTCTGGAACGTTGGTGAGTGAATTTTTACTCGAAAAACACGTGAAGCTGTTTAAGTTTGGGAAttcgtacatttttaagctgaacaaattaaacaCCCTAAATTTAAATGTGGGGGATGTGTATATGTCAAATGATGAAATACGAGAAAACATTTGCCACCTCTTCGAGCATTTGGATAACttggaattttttcacttcaacTCCAAGAATTTGAAGTCCATTTTTCTCAGTAGCACCATGGGCTTCCCCTTCAAAATTAAGAAGAACTTT